The following proteins are co-located in the Natator depressus isolate rNatDep1 chromosome 4, rNatDep2.hap1, whole genome shotgun sequence genome:
- the MAB21L2 gene encoding protein mab-21-like 2, with product MIAAQAKLVYQLNKYYTERCQARKAAIAKTIREVCKVVSDVLKEVEVQEPRFISSLSEIDARYEGLEVISPTEFEVVLYLNQMGVFNFVDDGSLPGCAVLKLSDGRKRSMSLWVEFITASGYLSARKIRSRFQTLVAQAVDKCSYRDVVKMIADTSEVKLRIRERYVVQITPAFKCTGIWPRSAAQWPMPHIPWPGPNRVAEVKAEGFNLLSKECYSLTGKQSSAESDAWVLQFGEAENRLLMGGCRNKCLSVLKTLRDRHLELPGQPLNNYHMKTLLLYECEKHPRETDWDEACLGDRLNGILLQLISCLQCRRCPHYFLPNLDLFQGKPHSALESAAKQTWRLAREILTNPKSLDKL from the coding sequence ATGATCGCCGCCCAGGCCAAGCTGGTGTACCAGCTCAACAAATACTACACGGAGCGCTGCCAGGCCCGCAAGGCGGCCATCGCCAAGACCATCCGGGAGGTATGCAAGGTGGTGTCGGACGTGCTGAAGGAGGTGGAGGTGCAGGAGCCCCGCTTCATCAGCTCGCTGAGCGAGATCGATGCCCGCTACGAGGGGCTGGAGGTGATCTCGCCCACCGAGTTCGAGGTGGTGCTCTACCTCAACCAGATGGGCGTCTTCAACTTCGTGGACGATGGCTCCCTGCCCGGCTGCGCGGTGCTCAAGCTGAGCGACGGCCGCAAGCGCAGCATGTCGCTCTGGGTGGAGTTCATCACCGCCTCGGGCTACCTGTCGGCCCGCAAGATCCGCTCCCGCTTCCAGACCCTGGTGGCCCAAGCCGTGGACAAGTGCAGCTACCGGGACGTGGTGAAGATGATCGCGGACACCAGCGAGGTGAAGCTCCGCATCCGGGAGCGCTACGTGGTGCAAATCACGCCCGCCTTCAAGTGCACTGGGATCTGGCCACGCAGCGCTGCGCAGTGGCCCATGCCCCACATCCCCTGGCCCGGCCCCAACAGGGTGGCCGAGGTGAAGGCGGAAGGCTTCAACCTGCTCTCCAAGGAGTGCTACTCGCTGACCGGCAAGCAGAGCTCCGCCGAGAGCGACGCCTGGGTGCTGCAGTTCGGCGAGGCCGAGAACCGGTTGCTGATGGGCGGCTGCAGAAACAAGTGCCTCTCGGTGCTGAAGACCCTCCGGGACCGGCACCTGGAGCTGCCCGGCCAGCCGCTTAACAACTACCACATGAAGACGCTGCTGCTGTACGAGTGCGAGAAACACCCCCGGGAGACCGACTGGGACGAGGCGTGCCTGGGGGACCGGCTGAATGGGATCCTGCTGCAGCTCATCTCCTGCCTGCAGTGCCGGCGCTGCCCCCACTACTTCCTGCCCAACCTAGACCTCTTTCAGGGCAAACCGCACTCAGCCCTGGAAAGCGCTGCCAAACAGACCTGGAGGCTAGCCAGGGAGATCCTCACTAATCCCAAAAG